TCACTTAAAATAATTGCTTGCATTCAATGTCTTCATTAATAATACAAATAtattaacttataatttaattattaatttaaagtaGCCAAATCGAATATAGCTGAttagtatataaatattttagtaatAATGGGATTTAAAATTTCCCTACTTTTAAATAACAAGCTCAGAATTTACATGAATTTACAAAAATTATTATCTTTAATTACCATTTTCCAATTGCTATAGATAAAATTAGTCTCTATCTGGTAAAAGGTCAAATTAGTGTACTTTGATTGCCTTATAAGGGATTAAAATGCAGTCCCAATTATCgtcattattattttctaaaatacaGGAATGTTagtcattttaattcatttgaaattctatatgtattttttagtacaataattatGAGGATAGAAGACTAAACATTTGACCTTTAGAGAGAAAGGTAAAAATAGATTTTCTACCACATCTTATATAGATAAGATACCTAATTATATTTAGATAATagaaatcattcatgtatcTACCTTTATAGAAGCTTTAATTTTCATGCTAATCCTTCATTTTAGTTTATGCATATTGAAAAGGAGCATTGAAATGGTGTTAGTTTTTGAATATTTAGAAAACGATCGTGTTAATTACCGTTGAGTCAAGCTTATTTTGacatttcatttgtttttttaatatttaattttgtttcttattgTTGGCTGTTTTTCTCCCTCGTTTAactctatttattttttattttattttattttttactttttttcacTTGTGACCTTTAAGAGGGAAAGAGTGGATGTATCTGTCACAACTCATGCATAGTTTAACTAGTAGATGTTTAGGGGTGAGGGTTTGGTTTACTATGGGTTGAGATAATGTCTGAAGGGTCAATTTTATATGTCACTGATATTTTATGCTCGTGTCCACCAACAACACGCTCAACCTCATCACACCGATGCCTACGTTGTCACTCCGACGACTTTTGTCCGTGGCTAACTCTAGCCACATCCAACCACCACCATTGACAACCAATTTCGAGGACCTCTGATCGGCATCTATTTTCACAAACTTCAAcgatcattattttaaattataagttcataatattttatACGCGTTCGTTatagtaatttaatattgataaaaacactttaagtatttaaataaatttaaacctATTGAATATTATCTTGAGTTATGTTGATGTTAaatctacatgattgtttaaattaatggtgccaataataaaattaaaactatataaaatcaCAGTTCTTAGACATGCATCATACTTTTGAAGttcaagaacaaatatattaaattgatttcatacaaaattatcaaagtttGATTTGATGGGAAGTTAAGTTTGTAATCTAGCTGTTTTTTCCTGTCtcataagaaaaaaaactttgatTTGTACTCATAAACTTGATACATTGTATCAGATTTTACCCAAAAACTTCAAATTCATCAAATTGAACATTATATTAGACTTGATTGAATATTGCgctttttataatatatttatttttcgtTAATCTAGCCACTACTTTCAAATAAAAGTACCTAAATATTTAGGTTAAAAATAGTTATCGTACTTTTAGAATTTCATGTTTCTAATTTGAGTTCCTcagtttttaataaattttaaatttagtccgttgttattttcaaaatattcttttatttattatcatcccttttattataaatattgaaAACATATTAACGCATTATATTTCATTCAACAAAAATAAGTAtttttatttaaccaattttaacaaaaattaatttgaagaaaataaatttaagatttattgaaagtacaatGACAAAAATTGAACAAATCCAAGAATATTATTAAggaccaaaatggtattttaatctAATATTTACCACTTAACACatggaggaaaaaaatatttttaatcccTAAGTTTTGCATCTAATTCCTATTTGTtctctatatttcaaaatattgtatttttagTCCTTCAATTTTAGgtttaatttgtatggtttctaaatttttaaatgttacatttttGGTCCTAAGACTTGAGTTTGATTTGAATTTAGTTCATAAGTTTCCAAATGTCACAATTTTTtccttgagatttgagttttatcaTTTTGCTCATAGGTCTcgaaatttacacttttaacctcgaATTTTTGTTAAACACCCACTTTCaatatttagtattaatgtttattaattaactcagaagaattaaaagaattaaaaataattaagtttcacCATTTTTTCATCATTAAgtaaaagttaattttaaaatctcacTTCATaaccttttaaaattaattaatagatattacCGTAATTTAAAGTGAGTAATTagtaaagaaaatcaaaatttaaatttaaaaatttgaaatttaatgatCAAATTGATAGAAAACTAAAATCTCAAAGATAAAGTcataactaaattgaaatcaaattcaaaacttaataaatgaaaatgtAACTTTTTGAAATTCAGAAATaggataaaaaatatatgtatattttaaatttggaggaaaaaaaaaagtatgatgTCTTAAAAGTGGGAAAGTAAATTTGAATTCCACTGGACGGGTCGGGTCGGATCTGAACCCAGATCCAACACATAAAATATCCGGATCCGAAAATTTGAAAgcaaaaagaaaccctaaaaaaAAGAGATAGATAATTTTGATTGGAGGATCATCTCTttctattatttaatatttgtttttttctccctttttttaatttattttttaaaacaaattattattttctctttCAGATGCCAACGAAAACAAAGCCCTAATCGGACCAAACCCTAGGGTTTACTCTAACCGGACCACTAaacccatcttttctctcccaATTTTCCAGAAAAAACCATTCGCTTTCTcccccatcttcttcttcttccaggTCCCGCTCTCTTTCTGCAACTaccctttttctttctcttcgtTCTCCCTTGCTTTTCCCTTCACTTTGAGCTTGTTCTTTTCGCCGCCATGGAGTTAGACAGAGTGGGTTACTGCTTGGACGACTCCTCTTTGTGGCTTCGTTCTGTTTTGGAAGCTTTAACGGTGGAGACACTTCTCACTGCTGCTAACTCTCTTGCTTGGTTTTTTACCACGGTGAGCCTTTCCTTTCACCTTTTTATTTGAtgggttttgtttgttttttggttTCTACTACTTCTTCGCCCTGATTTTTACTTCTTCAAGCTCGAATTTAGTGGTTCTCTGCATTTTTTGTGTTGACTTTGTTCATTTCTTTTCTCCCTCTTTACTGGTTTTTGCAGCTTACAAGCTTTTTGCCTTTGGATGTGGttacttgtttgtttttttatccCCATTTGTTACTTGTAATTGCTACTGATGTGAAGTTTTAGCTGGACATGTTGAGCATCGACTTGTTTATGGAGACCGATAGAAGTGTTTGTTCTAGTCTCTAGTGGGTTAATTTGGATGGGGGGCTATGTTTTTAACTTCTTTTCAAATTGTGAGACAATGAAGAAGCCTTCTTTCTCAGGCTTTATATCGTACTCCATATTAcaaggaaaaattggaaaaatcccgCTTATTGGGGGATGGTACGTTAGAAATGAGAATTTGGAGGTTATATTTATAAGGTCCATTTTGATGGGTCGAGCACAGAATTCGCTTTTACTATTTGTGTGGATTGTGGAATGGCCAATGTTGCATCTGGTTCTTTTAGACTTTGGTGTACTTTGGTATCTATAAAATATCCATTTTTATTATCCGACTTTGAGTGTACTGCAGCcacattaaatattttatctacCTCTTGTGCCTTTTGTTTGTCATGTTTTAGCGAACCTTGGCGCTTTGGTTGTAAGTTCATTTTCCCGTATGTTAGAATTTATTGTCTGGTCAATACAGGTTATGCTCTCTGATTGTTTGTGGgcaatctcttttttttttgttcttgcaATCAACGGAAGTAAAATAAAGTCATGTCGGAATCTTTaagattttccttttctaaCATATCGTCGAATCGACCTGCTGCAGGAAGGGGGATCGGCAAATTTCACATGATTTCCATATATTATGTTTCTTTAAACCTCATCTTATAAgacttttcattttttccttttcttctagGTCTGAATTTGATTCTGATTGTACTCTTCTGTGAGCCGTATTTGGAAATTTGTTATTATATCTGATGCCTGCCTCAACTGATTAGTGTAATTTATCATAGTATCATCCAGTGTGCAGTTTCCTAATCTTGTTGAAGTAACAGTGTCTGATGTTAATTGAATGCAATGAACAAGATTTTTAAATCTCAATTCATTTTCCAACATAATTAAGTTTTCTTCAGGCAGGAGCTCTGTTAAATGATGTCAATGCTCCACCAGGATTCACTGCAATTGGAAGAAGGTAATTAATGTTTCATTTCGTTTGTCTTTTTACTTTCTATTCTTAGTTGGTTCTGAGATTACTGATTTTTACTTCTCTCCCAGCTTTCCTTTTGAAGAACTTCACGCAAAGAATAGTCCTGGTGAAGAAAATGTAGATGGGAGTGAAACAGAGGATGATAAAGATGGGGATGaagttgatgatgatgatgcaaATGACCAGGATGGTGGGGAAGATGTCGAAGATTTCTCAGCCGAAGAAGGGGATGACGGTGATCTAGAAGATGACCCTGAAGCGAGTGGCAATGGAAGGGCTGGAGGAGATGAGGAAGATGACggagaagatgatgatgatgatacaaatgatcaagatgacgatgacgacgacgacgacgaaGATTTCTCGGCTGAAGAAGGGGATGAGGGTGATCAGGAGGATGACCCTGAAGCAAGTGGTAATGGAAGAATTGAAGGTGTCGAGGAGGAGGAGGACGACGACGATGACGACGACGATGGAGATGATGACGACgatgatgaagaagaggatgaagaCGATGAGGATGAAGATGATGACGAGGAAACACTTGAACCACCAGCCAAGAGAAGAAAGTGAAAATGTTGATTGGTTCTTTACTTTTTCTGTTATCAGTTCACTTCCCCATTGTGTCTGGAGTTTGAAATAATTAGTGAGGGGAATTTAGCTAGTCAGCCTTGGCATGTAGGGGTAGAAGATTGTTGACCTTGTTATTAATGAACTTCCTAAATTTATGTTGTGGATCCACAATATATCACAATTTATTTGGCTAAAAAGCACTTgatatttttacaatttatcGTTTGGGATTGTGGGTTTGACCAGGTTGTTTGATAACTAACATTTCACCTGAGAATAcgatagttttattttatttttttaaaaaaattggtagctgtaaaaatgttcatttgaatgaattgatttaagtggccaaataagaaaaagaaatgttgaatagaccgggccattttttttaatagtttatagtttttattttaaaagtacTTAAAATTGAAGAGGCATTGGTCAAGATTCAAGACTCGGTTCTacctttttcaaatttgatttcactTACCGTAAGAACCTCCTATTTCGTCAACTGCCACCAttgttttctttctaaaatttcaaaatcttaaAGTTACagatatttttatttagttttttttcttttgagattttcaaaaatagaaaaataaaagaaatcgtttatataaaataacaaaatttaattttctttcatagAAGTAATAGAGGtgttttttttgctatttttataaataatttgacgtttgacatttttctatctgtgattttttttaaaaaaaaaaatgcaacatTTGTGATTACTTCTATAAATATCcatatttagaattatttttaaaaatatatagctAACCATTCAAATTTTCCTAAAACTATATTTCTCCTCTAATCATTATACTTTACaaaattgggttttttttttctttctttttttgtttgtttgtttcaaATTTTGTCCTGTATAATTATACTTATTATACTTCTGTTTTGGAAGAACTCAGTCTTGATATTCTCAGAAATGTAACAATGAAATCCTTAACATTTAAATCATGGTAGCAAATATAATTAGGGTGGATTGATCCCAGGTAGAAACAGATTTTGGCAATCACAAATCAGTTCTCCAGTTTTTTCAACTAATAAATAACTGTCAACGAGGATTCAACTAAACCAAACCATTTCATCCACAGGCAGTGCAGAAAAGCTTATTAGAAATATCAGCATATCAATAGTCAGTATATGGTGTTTTCCAATGTGCAATACTGATAAATAGTGAAACAGCAGAATGTACTTTTAGAGACTTGATGAAGAAAACAATGGTGCCTTCTTGGTTCTGTCTCTCCATTTGCTTGGCCGCCAAGATCTCTCAACTCATGGTTCCCTTGGAAGCCACATGATCGATATCCTAAAGAAATGAAAACAGGAATGCACTTTTTAGATATGCATTGCCAGGTTTAAGATCAatccaaccaaaaaaaaaaaaaaaaattatcaggACTTGAAAAGAAATCAACATTGAGAAGAAACAAGCAAATCTCATTAACCAAATGTAGACAACTATAGACCAAAAATGTCTGCAAATGCGTAAATATGGAGATGTTTTAACAAAAG
This DNA window, taken from Benincasa hispida cultivar B227 chromosome 6, ASM972705v1, whole genome shotgun sequence, encodes the following:
- the LOC120080558 gene encoding prostatic spermine-binding protein-like encodes the protein MELDRVGYCLDDSSLWLRSVLEALTVETLLTAANSLAWFFTTAGALLNDVNAPPGFTAIGRSFPFEELHAKNSPGEENVDGSETEDDKDGDEVDDDDANDQDGGEDVEDFSAEEGDDGDLEDDPEASGNGRAGGDEEDDGEDDDDDTNDQDDDDDDDDEDFSAEEGDEGDQEDDPEASGNGRIEGVEEEEDDDDDDDDGDDDDDDEEEDEDDEDEDDDEETLEPPAKRRK